One genomic region from Granulimonas faecalis encodes:
- a CDS encoding ABC transporter permease — MRDFLVKRLLQAVGIILCISAITFFMLNIVPGDPVRIMMGDMADEATIETVRHNMGLDKPVAEQYVDWLAGMVTGDFGQSYTQRKDVTQLMGQAFSVTAALAASAYVFALVLGVVVGVVAAAKRGTWVDQTLMSLAIFGISAPVFWVAIILQIVFALTLHWLPLSGIKTPAYFVLPTIALGVRYAASIARVTRTSMLEVLSQDYMRTAEAKGLKYWVIVVRHALRNALIPIITIAGTQLGDIFTGSILIESIFSMPGMGKMMLDAINARDLPLIQGGVMYIALICVVVYFVVDVLYAVVDPRIRLGEEGAN, encoded by the coding sequence ATGAGGGACTTCCTCGTGAAGCGGCTGTTGCAGGCGGTGGGCATCATCCTCTGCATCTCGGCCATAACGTTCTTCATGCTCAACATCGTGCCCGGCGACCCGGTGCGCATCATGATGGGCGACATGGCCGACGAGGCCACCATCGAGACCGTGCGTCACAACATGGGCCTCGACAAACCCGTGGCCGAGCAGTACGTCGACTGGCTCGCCGGCATGGTCACCGGCGACTTCGGCCAGTCCTACACCCAGCGCAAGGACGTAACCCAGCTCATGGGCCAGGCCTTCTCGGTGACGGCGGCCCTTGCGGCCTCCGCCTACGTGTTCGCCCTCGTGCTGGGGGTCGTGGTCGGCGTCGTGGCCGCGGCCAAACGCGGCACGTGGGTGGACCAGACCCTCATGAGCCTCGCCATATTCGGCATATCGGCCCCGGTCTTCTGGGTGGCCATCATCCTGCAGATCGTCTTCGCCCTCACGCTGCACTGGCTGCCGCTCTCGGGCATCAAGACGCCGGCGTACTTCGTCCTGCCCACCATCGCCCTGGGCGTACGCTATGCCGCCTCCATCGCGCGCGTCACCCGCACGTCCATGCTCGAGGTGCTCTCCCAGGACTACATGCGCACGGCCGAGGCCAAGGGCCTCAAGTACTGGGTCATCGTGGTGCGCCACGCGCTGCGCAACGCGCTCATCCCCATCATCACCATCGCCGGCACCCAGCTCGGCGACATCTTCACGGGCTCCATCCTCATCGAGAGCATCTTCTCAATGCCGGGCATGGGCAAGATGATGCTCGACGCCATCAACGCCCGTGACCTGCCGCTCATCCAGGGCGGCGTCATGTACATCGCCTTGATCTGCGTGGTCGTCTACTTCGTCGTCGACGTGCTCTACGCCGTGGTCGACCCGCGGATCCGCCTTGGAGAGGAAGGGGCCAACTGA
- a CDS encoding ABC transporter permease — translation MSVKDPRKLQEAVDRKVLQDEGVAVPDDSFSAYDSETNPVNEETYPEMLVGANPDAGEGPRSRRERAEELASEISRQNLAAQAAGKRKAAQSYWAVSWQIFRRNRLGMACLAVVLFLVAVAVLAPVIAPYDPDAQNLRAMLQPPSAEHWFGTDNYGRDIFSRVLYGCRVSLSVGVVSQAIALVIGFFAGVAAGYFGGKVDAVISFVIQVFSSFPFLLFAIVVMFVMEPGLANLYVALGLLGWTSMARLVRGDVKRLKGAEYIQACTLSGGKPMRIILRHLLPNCVSTIIVMATLGIPSAIMSEASLSFLGLGVQPPMASWGQMISASQPYIQSSTYFSVIPGIAIIVTVMAFNLLGDAMRDALDPKMRS, via the coding sequence ATGAGCGTCAAAGACCCCAGGAAGCTTCAGGAGGCCGTTGACCGCAAGGTCCTCCAGGACGAGGGCGTTGCGGTTCCCGACGACTCCTTCTCGGCCTACGATTCCGAGACCAACCCCGTGAACGAGGAGACCTATCCCGAGATGCTCGTCGGCGCCAACCCCGACGCGGGGGAGGGCCCCCGGAGCCGCCGGGAGAGGGCCGAGGAGCTCGCGAGTGAGATCAGCCGCCAGAACCTCGCCGCCCAGGCGGCCGGCAAGAGGAAGGCGGCCCAGAGCTACTGGGCCGTCTCGTGGCAGATCTTCCGCAGGAACCGCCTGGGCATGGCGTGCCTCGCCGTGGTGCTGTTCCTCGTGGCCGTCGCCGTGCTCGCGCCGGTGATCGCCCCCTACGACCCCGACGCCCAGAACCTGCGCGCCATGCTGCAGCCGCCCTCGGCCGAGCACTGGTTCGGCACCGACAACTACGGCCGCGACATCTTCTCGCGCGTGCTCTACGGCTGCCGGGTGTCGCTCTCGGTGGGCGTGGTGTCCCAGGCCATCGCCCTGGTCATCGGCTTCTTCGCCGGCGTGGCCGCGGGGTACTTCGGCGGCAAGGTCGACGCCGTGATCTCCTTCGTCATCCAGGTGTTCAGCAGCTTCCCGTTCCTGCTGTTCGCCATCGTGGTCATGTTCGTCATGGAGCCGGGCCTCGCCAACCTCTACGTGGCCCTGGGGCTCCTCGGCTGGACCTCCATGGCGCGCCTCGTGCGCGGCGACGTCAAGCGTCTCAAGGGCGCCGAGTACATCCAGGCCTGCACGCTCTCGGGCGGCAAGCCCATGCGCATCATCCTGCGGCACCTGCTGCCCAACTGCGTGTCCACCATCATCGTCATGGCCACGCTTGGCATCCCGAGCGCCATCATGAGCGAGGCGTCCCTCTCGTTCCTCGGCCTGGGCGTCCAGCCGCCCATGGCCAGCTGGGGCCAGATGATCAGCGCCTCGCAGCCCTACATCCAGTCTTCCACGTACTTCTCGGTCATCCCGGGCATCGCCATCATCGTCACGGTCATGGCGTTCAACCTTCTGGGCGACGCCATGCGCGACGCCCTCGACCCCAAGATGCGCTCCTAA